Proteins encoded within one genomic window of Salipaludibacillus agaradhaerens:
- a CDS encoding M50 family metallopeptidase gives MPVIGPYFKLFNTMVHETGHAVAAIVTGGKVSNISLYSNTGGLAITRHRSLFGRLITLLAGYPAASLFSVLFLYALDKEWIMPAVFTLTAILTYNLIFWVRNLTGWVWIVSVLSVLYFLYANNYSQWLEWLLTIIGIMLLIQAFLSTWVLFTLTLNHRNETGDAGLLEDLTKIPSIIWSTLFLTQGFACFIIGISIWLGYSPFIFVNWLIQLF, from the coding sequence ATGCCTGTAATCGGCCCCTATTTCAAATTGTTTAATACGATGGTTCATGAAACTGGTCATGCAGTTGCAGCTATTGTGACAGGGGGGAAGGTCTCTAACATTTCGTTATATTCAAATACTGGTGGACTTGCGATAACCCGACATAGATCCTTATTTGGCCGACTCATAACTTTGTTGGCCGGTTACCCTGCTGCTTCCTTATTTAGCGTGCTGTTTTTGTACGCATTAGACAAAGAATGGATCATGCCAGCAGTTTTTACGTTAACAGCAATTCTCACTTATAATCTAATTTTTTGGGTAAGAAACTTAACTGGTTGGGTTTGGATCGTTTCTGTACTAAGTGTACTTTACTTTTTATACGCTAACAATTATTCACAATGGCTTGAGTGGCTTTTAACAATTATAGGTATAATGCTCTTAATTCAAGCTTTTTTAAGTACGTGGGTTCTTTTCACCTTAACGCTTAACCACAGAAATGAGACAGGGGACGCGGGACTGTTAGAAGACCTTACAAAGATTCCTTCCATCATATGGAGTACGTTGTTCCTTACCCAAGGCTTTGCGTGTTTCATTATAGGCATTTCTATATGGTTAGGCTATTCACCATTTATTTTCGTCAACTGGTTGATCCAACTGTTTTAG
- a CDS encoding DUF2203 domain-containing protein — protein MSNKHFTVKEANKLIPLIEEELYHLKKLQSEFDHKLQHLNKVKLQMKEHVQTEVSSLFLMESELEFLEIQAQIHVTNIKNTGALLKGIDPGLVDFPSIKNNETILLCWKEGESEISYYHSETEGFAGRKPLSDDDES, from the coding sequence ATGTCGAATAAACATTTTACTGTAAAAGAAGCAAACAAACTGATCCCGCTTATAGAGGAAGAACTTTACCATCTAAAAAAACTACAATCTGAATTTGATCATAAATTACAGCACTTAAATAAAGTTAAATTACAGATGAAAGAGCATGTACAAACAGAGGTGAGTAGTCTATTTCTTATGGAAAGTGAGCTAGAATTCCTTGAGATCCAGGCTCAAATACATGTCACGAATATTAAAAACACAGGTGCACTGTTGAAAGGAATTGATCCAGGATTAGTTGATTTCCCTTCGATCAAAAATAATGAGACGATCCTTCTGTGCTGGAAGGAAGGGGAATCTGAGATTTCGTATTATCACTCTGAAACGGAAGGCTTCGCAGGGAGAAAACCGCTGTCAGACGACGATGAATCATAA
- a CDS encoding DUF4395 domain-containing protein, whose product MTIPKPLVQLNQLFICISIIFSLIISPWVLLVPISVGILTLVTKQNPIIRAGKIFLSKPAESYPPEDKDQQLFNQWIATICLSVAFLFFLLGQQVLTVVFSLMVFIAALTALLGYCIGCQIRYKLKMWQYKQNNK is encoded by the coding sequence ATGACAATTCCAAAACCATTAGTACAATTAAACCAACTATTCATATGCATATCCATCATTTTTTCCCTTATTATTTCTCCGTGGGTTTTGCTTGTGCCAATTAGTGTAGGGATCCTCACATTAGTGACGAAGCAAAATCCTATTATTCGAGCTGGTAAGATTTTTTTATCAAAGCCTGCTGAATCATATCCGCCAGAGGATAAAGATCAACAATTATTTAATCAATGGATTGCTACGATATGTTTAAGTGTCGCTTTTTTATTTTTCTTATTAGGTCAACAGGTTTTAACTGTTGTTTTTAGCTTGATGGTATTTATAGCAGCATTAACAGCTCTACTTGGGTATTGTATCGGATGTCAAATCAGGTATAAGTTGAAAATGTGGCAATACAAGCAGAATAATAAATGA
- a CDS encoding peptidoglycan-binding protein: protein MMKKTPRTSVRGIILTVIMVVCFIGFDSLTIEVSADRQLLGDENLSIGMAGDQVDELQMLLVNKGFLDSISNKGKFTKEVQQAVITFQQASLIQQDGIAGPQTLGALQELKLGDNGRVVTYLQSKLETLGYYNGPIDGHYEELTHKAVKHFQDDYELQVDGIAGPKTYGALHTALQQPEKRTITSRSNQQEEKQTQSHGTTIQMEATAYTAYCDGCSGITYTGLDLRSNPAKKVIAVDPQVIPLGSKVYVEGYGEAIAADIGGAIKGNRIDIFIPNKDDALKFGRQMVDVTIKN, encoded by the coding sequence ATGATGAAAAAAACGCCTAGAACTTCTGTAAGAGGGATCATCTTAACCGTCATAATGGTAGTTTGCTTTATCGGTTTTGACTCACTAACGATTGAAGTTTCAGCAGATAGACAGCTCCTTGGGGATGAAAATTTATCTATTGGTATGGCGGGTGACCAAGTTGATGAATTACAAATGCTACTAGTTAATAAGGGGTTTTTGGACTCGATTTCTAATAAAGGGAAATTTACAAAAGAGGTCCAACAAGCTGTGATTACTTTTCAGCAAGCTAGTCTTATTCAGCAAGATGGCATAGCTGGTCCGCAAACACTTGGGGCATTACAAGAATTAAAACTTGGAGATAACGGGCGGGTTGTGACTTATTTGCAAAGTAAACTAGAGACGCTTGGTTACTATAATGGCCCTATAGATGGTCACTATGAAGAGTTAACGCATAAGGCTGTTAAGCATTTTCAAGACGATTATGAACTTCAAGTTGATGGAATAGCAGGACCGAAAACATATGGAGCCCTACACACAGCACTTCAACAACCAGAGAAGAGAACAATCACGTCTCGTTCCAACCAACAAGAGGAAAAGCAGACTCAATCTCATGGTACAACGATTCAAATGGAGGCTACGGCCTATACAGCTTACTGTGATGGCTGCAGTGGTATCACTTATACGGGATTAGATTTACGTAGCAATCCAGCTAAAAAAGTGATTGCTGTTGACCCTCAGGTTATTCCACTTGGATCGAAAGTTTATGTGGAAGGATACGGTGAAGCAATAGCAGCAGATATTGGCGGCGCCATAAAAGGAAATCGAATTGATATTTTTATACCTAACAAAGACGATGCCTTAAAATTTGGCCGACAAATGGTGGATGTAACAATCAAAAATTAA
- a CDS encoding GTP pyrophosphokinase: MELTRALETFEPSKLKELKIELTRFMMLYKFALDEINTKIDILKQEFHYIHDYNPIEHVTSRVKSPESILKKVEKKGYELSLPSIKENIKDIAGIRITCSFVSDIYELSDMLQKQQDIKVIEVKDYIREPKANGYQSLHLVLEIPIFMSDRVENVCVEVQIRTIAMDFWASLEHKIYYKYYQTVPQNLIDELKEAAESASHLDRKMEQIHQKVSELKLEEEPENKQPELKIDNEKFKLPYALLIPFMKKIND; the protein is encoded by the coding sequence ATGGAGTTAACACGCGCGCTAGAAACGTTCGAACCGTCAAAACTAAAAGAATTAAAGATTGAACTGACACGATTTATGATGTTATATAAATTTGCATTAGATGAAATCAATACAAAGATTGATATTTTAAAACAAGAGTTTCATTATATCCATGACTACAATCCAATTGAACATGTCACGTCACGTGTGAAATCTCCAGAAAGTATTTTAAAGAAGGTTGAGAAAAAAGGCTACGAGCTTTCTCTTCCATCCATTAAAGAGAATATTAAAGACATTGCAGGCATCAGAATTACATGTTCTTTCGTCTCTGACATTTATGAATTAAGTGACATGCTTCAAAAACAGCAAGACATTAAAGTAATTGAAGTGAAGGACTATATTAGAGAACCTAAAGCAAATGGTTATCAAAGCTTACATTTAGTTTTAGAAATTCCTATCTTCATGTCGGACAGAGTTGAAAATGTGTGTGTTGAAGTACAGATACGTACAATTGCCATGGATTTTTGGGCTAGCTTAGAACACAAAATATATTACAAATATTATCAAACTGTTCCGCAAAATTTGATAGATGAATTAAAAGAAGCTGCTGAATCAGCGTCTCATTTAGATAGGAAAATGGAGCAAATCCACCAAAAAGTAAGTGAACTTAAGTTAGAGGAAGAACCTGAAAACAAACAGCCTGAACTTAAGATCGATAATGAAAAATTTAAGCTTCCTTACGCTTTACTCATACCTTTTATGAAAAAAATAAATGATTAG
- a CDS encoding DUF5392 family protein → MNPLKMKLDHTTSQYVKTEFEKIQTTLAPYIKKSSLYTIISVPILTFSLMNLFVLIVNMRVSDQTMIPIIGFGVAAAFGLALFKESMYQSKEIYLKSFDYITNKIKKNDELPDTIKDLYLKRLQTEPANTMTIYYEFLQQEERIKKMEGLQ, encoded by the coding sequence ATGAATCCATTAAAAATGAAACTCGATCACACAACTTCTCAATATGTAAAAACTGAATTTGAAAAAATACAAACGACATTAGCGCCATATATTAAAAAAAGTAGCTTGTACACAATTATTTCTGTTCCGATACTCACTTTTTCGTTAATGAATTTATTTGTACTCATCGTAAATATGAGGGTTAGTGATCAAACAATGATACCCATTATTGGATTCGGAGTAGCAGCCGCATTCGGACTGGCACTTTTTAAAGAATCCATGTATCAAAGTAAAGAAATTTATCTCAAAAGTTTTGATTACATTACGAATAAAATTAAAAAGAATGATGAGCTACCAGATACTATAAAAGATCTCTATTTAAAAAGACTTCAAACGGAACCAGCTAACACGATGACAATTTATTATGAATTTTTACAGCAAGAGGAACGGATTAAAAAGATGGAAGGGTTACAGTAA
- a CDS encoding DUF4183 domain-containing protein translates to MRHFNKHSVSASRVYDWVKTTSHIKINMIPPQQKRIAKVKNYLYFAVADGVKSEYTNDDEIKKYGDKGILDPNTVSYINLYLNGILQPKNIYEIKKGLLIFLSDIPTKNVPITLSFVTVYV, encoded by the coding sequence ATGAGACATTTTAATAAACATAGTGTTTCAGCTAGCAGAGTATATGATTGGGTAAAAACCACATCTCATATAAAAATCAACATGATTCCCCCTCAACAGAAGCGTATTGCTAAGGTGAAAAATTATCTTTATTTTGCCGTTGCTGACGGTGTTAAGTCTGAGTATACAAATGATGATGAAATAAAAAAATATGGAGACAAAGGCATATTGGATCCAAACACGGTCTCTTACATTAATCTTTATTTAAACGGGATTTTACAGCCGAAAAATATTTATGAGATTAAAAAAGGGTTGCTCATTTTTTTGTCAGATATCCCTACTAAAAATGTCCCTATTACCCTTTCATTCGTCACGGTTTATGTATAA
- a CDS encoding DUF4183 domain-containing protein, with product MAIIKPFLDAQRFAATIGDGTPDGDDLDFVFADTTPDAGLTAFPTVFASYNLYVNGVLQLDAESTFDGTTLTIIDGNLQNAGVPITIEFLVN from the coding sequence ATGGCAATTATTAAACCGTTCTTAGATGCGCAAAGGTTTGCCGCAACGATTGGTGATGGTACGCCAGACGGCGATGATCTAGATTTTGTCTTTGCAGATACGACTCCAGATGCAGGTTTAACAGCTTTCCCCACAGTATTTGCCAGCTATAATCTTTACGTTAACGGTGTTCTTCAACTAGATGCTGAATCAACATTTGACGGAACAACATTAACGATTATTGATGGGAACTTACAAAATGCCGGTGTTCCCATTACGATTGAATTCTTAGTCAATTAG
- a CDS encoding Ger(x)C family spore germination protein: protein MVKKIVLGLVFITLLTGCLEDSKEIDQRTIVLGMGIDKIDEDEIQLSLQMPVVVRPMEGEGEIDHSEFVTVTTSAPSLWEALTDLEAQTPTVLFFGHLKTVIISERLAKGGIDEVIDFIDRRSPIDNQVHLLIASDVDAILNSESQLVFLPSLYIERFFESDQKLSRTDIVRLFEYRRDTNMISKSATIPLIYSENNLTIQDFAVFKGDKMVDILYGKEAGFSRLLKEKQLRHINYTLTVPVPTNEAENVEVSISLNLNLIFSILQHQPPKFNLDLDGNIEFIHLKTESVDLTDELIDALKIEVKKVVKEDILHTINKMQESRTEPWLFGHRIWIDEPEDFDEEQWLNNEWPTAEFVINIDLEVEKIGQRGMLDKIKVGR, encoded by the coding sequence ATGGTTAAGAAAATCGTATTAGGATTGGTTTTTATAACTCTTTTGACAGGGTGTTTAGAAGACTCTAAAGAAATCGATCAACGAACAATCGTTCTTGGCATGGGGATTGATAAAATAGATGAAGATGAGATTCAGTTAAGTCTGCAAATGCCTGTTGTTGTGAGGCCAATGGAAGGAGAAGGGGAGATAGATCATTCTGAGTTTGTGACAGTTACGACGAGCGCCCCATCATTATGGGAGGCTTTAACAGATTTAGAAGCACAAACACCTACCGTGTTATTTTTCGGTCATCTTAAAACAGTCATTATTAGCGAACGGTTAGCTAAAGGTGGCATAGATGAAGTGATTGATTTCATTGATAGACGTTCACCGATCGATAACCAAGTACACTTATTAATTGCTTCCGATGTGGATGCTATTCTTAATAGTGAGTCACAGCTCGTTTTTTTGCCTTCGTTATATATCGAAAGGTTTTTTGAATCTGATCAAAAACTTTCTCGGACTGACATCGTACGTTTATTTGAATATCGACGTGACACGAATATGATCTCGAAATCTGCAACAATTCCTCTTATATATAGTGAAAATAATTTGACGATTCAAGATTTTGCTGTGTTTAAAGGCGATAAGATGGTCGATATCCTGTACGGAAAAGAGGCTGGATTTAGCCGATTGTTAAAAGAGAAACAGTTACGCCATATCAATTATACATTAACAGTTCCAGTCCCAACAAATGAGGCAGAAAACGTAGAAGTTTCTATTTCTTTAAACTTGAATTTAATTTTTAGTATATTACAGCATCAACCACCAAAATTCAACTTAGATCTAGATGGAAATATCGAATTTATTCATCTAAAAACGGAAAGTGTTGACCTGACAGATGAATTAATAGACGCTTTGAAGATAGAAGTTAAAAAAGTGGTAAAAGAAGATATTTTACACACGATAAATAAAATGCAGGAGAGCCGCACAGAACCGTGGCTTTTCGGACATAGAATCTGGATAGATGAACCTGAAGACTTTGATGAGGAACAATGGCTTAATAACGAATGGCCAACTGCGGAGTTTGTTATAAATATTGATCTTGAAGTTGAAAAAATTGGTCAACGAGGGATGCTAGATAAAATAAAGGTCGGCAGATAA
- a CDS encoding GerAB/ArcD/ProY family transporter, whose protein sequence is MNDDHLMYRFSKTELFIFTYSSTITLGLIFLPYVSHLEVRSAWLKVIVAGLPMIGVFFLIQTVINKHKNADILDLFNHYTWKIIYYPVLGYIFFNAVMACCWGIKALAFIVRSFLLHNTSEFVLCLFFLLVVLVGLLYGIVPITRFLVLFFVFEIIIILAVVSLFFTEDFRLIYVRPVMSTDILTFLDSSLTDLTRFTGVIPLIGFITYIKQPEKMFKTVSSAIGLVMFTYSTISLLVLGVFGFEQALVLLSPLTSLIQASAAWEGVFQRIDMVFIAIWTLSFYKIALIHFWFVHYLLVKLIPVARKTEIVNKIAIVSGLLALSFIVPGYIEFDSSLYFMNLNFYAVVTPSLICIYLLVRRPVTRQGELFDG, encoded by the coding sequence ATGAATGATGATCACCTTATGTATCGGTTCAGCAAAACTGAGTTATTTATTTTTACATACTCCTCGACAATTACTCTTGGATTAATTTTCCTTCCATATGTTTCCCATTTGGAAGTGAGAAGTGCTTGGTTAAAAGTGATAGTAGCAGGATTGCCTATGATAGGGGTCTTTTTCCTTATACAAACCGTCATAAATAAGCACAAGAACGCGGATATCCTTGATCTATTTAATCACTATACGTGGAAAATTATCTATTATCCGGTTTTAGGTTATATTTTCTTTAATGCGGTGATGGCGTGCTGTTGGGGCATCAAAGCACTTGCTTTTATTGTCAGAAGTTTCTTATTACATAATACGTCAGAGTTTGTCCTATGTTTATTCTTTCTATTAGTTGTTTTAGTAGGTTTACTCTATGGAATAGTTCCCATAACACGTTTTCTCGTACTCTTTTTTGTATTTGAAATCATCATTATACTTGCTGTTGTAAGTTTATTTTTTACAGAGGATTTTCGGCTTATTTATGTGAGGCCAGTGATGTCCACTGATATTTTGACATTTTTAGATAGTTCACTGACAGATCTTACACGGTTTACAGGGGTAATACCTCTTATAGGGTTCATTACATATATTAAACAACCTGAGAAAATGTTTAAAACCGTGAGTAGTGCTATCGGATTAGTTATGTTCACCTATAGTACCATCTCTTTGCTCGTTCTCGGTGTTTTCGGCTTTGAGCAGGCACTTGTGTTATTATCTCCACTAACATCACTTATTCAGGCATCGGCCGCTTGGGAAGGGGTTTTTCAAAGAATAGATATGGTTTTTATTGCAATATGGACACTATCATTTTATAAAATCGCCCTTATTCATTTTTGGTTTGTTCATTATTTATTAGTCAAACTAATACCTGTAGCAAGAAAGACTGAAATTGTGAATAAAATAGCCATTGTATCTGGCCTTTTAGCTTTATCATTTATTGTGCCAGGGTACATAGAATTCGACTCCTCTCTTTATTTTATGAACTTGAATTTTTACGCGGTCGTGACCCCTAGTCTGATCTGTATTTATTTATTAGTGAGACGACCCGTCACTAGACAAGGAGAACTATTTGATGGTTAA
- a CDS encoding spore germination protein, with translation MDKQNQHEETQLSLHVDDYKAYLKNLFANAYDFQIRTSHTEQGTEVNLYYFNGLVDITLLDELVAKSIVSIEQSNTIDPNETIVNLTNHTLPLNLDDIKEGLLNGQVLIHINAHSPYLLNINSDPARQVAEPTTEYQVLGPKIGFVESVDKNIGILRYYLKDCELHTVETFAGKENTMKVAVAYIHSLIDETSLSFINKKIEHLKNKEISSLGQLARHFQHDFYSLFPQSILTERPDHARESLLDGKFVIFLSYHTFCIVTPVQLLDTIGSIEDSSFTVSWNKLIIRVLRLLCMIIGTTLPALYVALVAFHPELIPTTFTLTIAQSRSQIPITASIEALLMLFALDVLVEASIRLPSFVGQTIGIVGGLVIGTAAAEAGIVSNIMVVTIAFTAICTFVIPSWEFVFTWRVMRYIYVLVASCLGLYGLSLLFGLTFLHLCKLKAHDKPYLEPISPFNFKKLRTFFHSRS, from the coding sequence TTGGATAAGCAAAATCAGCATGAAGAAACACAGCTATCTTTACACGTTGATGATTATAAAGCGTATTTAAAAAACTTGTTTGCTAATGCGTATGACTTTCAAATAAGAACTAGTCATACCGAACAGGGGACAGAAGTTAATTTATATTATTTTAATGGCCTCGTCGATATAACACTGCTAGATGAGCTAGTGGCTAAATCGATTGTATCGATAGAGCAAAGCAACACCATAGATCCTAACGAGACGATTGTTAATTTAACCAATCACACGTTGCCCCTTAATTTAGATGACATTAAAGAGGGTTTATTAAATGGTCAAGTATTGATTCATATTAACGCACACTCACCTTACTTACTTAATATTAATAGTGATCCGGCTAGGCAAGTAGCAGAACCAACAACAGAATATCAAGTTTTGGGCCCTAAGATAGGCTTCGTAGAAAGTGTTGATAAAAATATTGGCATTCTACGCTATTATTTAAAAGACTGCGAACTTCATACAGTGGAAACTTTTGCAGGTAAAGAAAATACGATGAAGGTGGCAGTAGCATATATTCATTCGTTAATAGATGAAACAAGTCTATCGTTTATAAATAAGAAAATAGAGCATTTAAAAAACAAAGAAATTTCATCATTAGGACAATTAGCAAGGCATTTCCAGCATGATTTTTATTCACTTTTCCCACAAAGCATTTTAACAGAGCGTCCAGACCATGCAAGGGAAAGTCTTCTTGACGGTAAATTTGTGATTTTTCTCAGTTATCATACGTTTTGTATTGTCACACCCGTACAGCTGTTAGATACAATAGGAAGCATTGAAGACTCTTCATTTACGGTAAGCTGGAATAAATTAATCATAAGAGTCTTAAGACTTTTGTGTATGATTATCGGAACGACTTTACCAGCCCTTTACGTAGCCCTTGTAGCGTTTCATCCTGAATTAATTCCGACTACTTTTACACTTACCATTGCCCAGTCACGCTCACAAATTCCTATAACAGCTTCTATTGAAGCCTTACTTATGTTGTTTGCACTAGATGTTTTAGTAGAAGCGAGTATTCGTTTGCCGAGCTTTGTTGGTCAAACGATCGGGATAGTTGGGGGACTCGTTATTGGCACAGCGGCTGCAGAAGCTGGTATCGTCAGTAATATTATGGTTGTCACGATTGCTTTTACTGCTATATGTACTTTTGTAATCCCTTCTTGGGAATTCGTTTTTACATGGCGGGTTATGCGGTATATTTACGTCCTTGTAGCTTCTTGTCTTGGATTATATGGACTTTCATTACTTTTCGGACTTACGTTCTTACACCTTTGTAAATTGAAAGCTCATGATAAGCCTTATTTAGAGCCTATATCACCTTTTAATTTTAAGAAGCTTCGCACTTTTTTCCATTCGCGATCTTAA
- the parC gene encoding DNA topoisomerase IV subunit A yields MEEKERYLDLPLEEVLGDRFGRYSKYIIQDRALPDARDGLKPVQRRILYAMHVDKNTADKPFRKSAKTVGNVIGNYHPHGDSSVYEAMIRQSQDWKMRHLLVQMHGNNGSIDGDPPAAMRYTEARLSKIASEILQDIEKDTVDFMPNFDDSQEEPVVMPASYPNLLVNGSTGISSGYATDIPPHHLGEVIDAAIHQMSAPDCTVDDLMQHIKGPDFPTGGIIQGIEGLRKAYETGKGKIVLRGKVSIETVRSGREQLIITEIPYEVNKANLVKKMDELRLDKKVDGIAEVRDDTDRTGLRIVVELKKDADAQGILHFLYKNTDLQVSYNFNMVAIYNKTPKLLGLKEMLDAYIQHQKQVVTRRTRFDLNKAKTRAHIVEGLIKAISILDDVIATIRESKDKGHAKEQLQQRYQFSEPQSEAIVNLQLYRLTNTDITTLEQEAKELQDTIEKLESILATDQNLISEIKKELRRIKKTYSDNRRTMIEEEIEDLKINLEVVVPSEDVRVTVTREGYVKRSSIRSYTASNGEPPGMKESDRLLYSMEMNTTDTLLLFTKKGSYLYLPVHVLPENRWKDNGQHVANIVTMDNEDEILNAIPVKEFTDERYLMFATKKGMIKRSVLSEYKAQRHSKALMAVKLKKDDDLIYVSLTDGNQDVFISTHLGYGLWFSEEEVSVTGQRTAGVKAINLKADDKVMSCQSFTVEEKPSILLITQRAAYKKMSLNAFEKTSRAKRGVVMLKELKKSPHRVYNVFLVQPTDKIHVEASDGSHETINPSSVRQNDRYTNGSFLFDVSVSGDITDAWLEKNGNDATPEAMDLVDT; encoded by the coding sequence TTGGAAGAGAAAGAACGCTATCTGGATTTGCCGCTTGAAGAAGTGCTTGGCGACAGATTCGGCCGTTACAGTAAATATATTATTCAAGACCGAGCTTTACCAGACGCGAGAGACGGATTAAAGCCTGTACAGCGTCGTATATTATATGCTATGCACGTTGACAAAAATACAGCGGACAAACCATTTAGAAAATCAGCCAAAACAGTCGGTAATGTCATTGGTAACTATCACCCTCACGGCGACTCATCTGTGTACGAGGCCATGATTCGACAAAGTCAAGACTGGAAAATGCGTCACCTGCTCGTGCAAATGCACGGAAATAATGGCTCAATTGATGGTGATCCTCCAGCTGCCATGCGTTATACAGAAGCCCGACTTTCAAAAATTGCGTCAGAAATACTTCAAGATATTGAAAAAGATACGGTAGATTTCATGCCTAACTTTGACGATTCACAAGAAGAACCCGTGGTGATGCCAGCCAGCTATCCTAATCTCCTTGTGAATGGATCAACAGGTATCTCCAGTGGTTATGCGACTGATATCCCGCCCCATCATTTAGGAGAAGTGATTGATGCAGCTATTCATCAGATGAGTGCTCCTGACTGTACAGTCGATGATTTAATGCAGCATATTAAAGGCCCTGATTTCCCTACAGGTGGGATCATTCAAGGGATTGAGGGATTAAGAAAAGCTTATGAAACAGGCAAAGGGAAGATCGTTCTACGAGGAAAGGTCTCAATTGAGACTGTTAGAAGTGGACGAGAACAACTTATCATTACTGAAATACCTTATGAAGTCAACAAAGCGAATTTAGTTAAAAAAATGGACGAGCTACGTCTCGACAAAAAAGTTGACGGCATAGCCGAGGTACGAGATGATACAGACCGAACAGGATTACGGATTGTAGTAGAACTGAAAAAAGATGCAGATGCCCAAGGTATTTTACACTTTTTATACAAAAATACTGATCTGCAAGTCTCTTATAATTTCAATATGGTCGCTATTTATAATAAAACACCGAAACTTCTTGGATTAAAAGAAATGCTTGATGCCTATATTCAGCACCAAAAACAGGTCGTAACGCGCAGAACACGTTTTGATTTAAATAAAGCCAAAACGCGTGCTCACATAGTTGAAGGGTTAATTAAAGCCATTTCTATCTTAGATGACGTTATTGCTACAATTAGAGAATCAAAAGATAAAGGTCATGCTAAAGAGCAACTTCAACAACGCTATCAATTTAGTGAACCACAAAGTGAAGCAATCGTTAATTTACAGCTTTACCGATTAACGAACACGGATATTACGACGTTAGAACAAGAAGCTAAAGAATTACAAGACACGATTGAAAAATTAGAAAGTATATTAGCGACTGATCAAAATTTAATTAGTGAGATTAAAAAAGAGTTACGTCGCATAAAGAAAACGTATAGCGATAATCGTCGCACAATGATTGAAGAGGAAATTGAGGACCTAAAAATAAATCTTGAAGTCGTTGTGCCATCTGAAGATGTTCGGGTCACTGTAACGAGGGAAGGGTATGTTAAACGATCGAGTATTAGATCTTATACTGCGTCAAACGGTGAACCACCTGGTATGAAGGAATCGGATCGTTTATTATACTCAATGGAAATGAACACAACTGATACATTGCTTCTTTTCACAAAAAAAGGGTCCTATCTTTACTTACCAGTTCACGTACTTCCAGAAAACCGTTGGAAAGACAATGGCCAACATGTGGCCAATATTGTAACGATGGATAATGAGGATGAGATTCTTAACGCTATACCAGTTAAAGAATTTACTGACGAGAGATATTTAATGTTTGCCACTAAAAAAGGGATGATAAAACGCTCTGTTTTAAGTGAGTACAAAGCGCAAAGGCATTCAAAAGCATTAATGGCAGTAAAGCTGAAAAAAGATGATGATCTTATTTATGTTAGTTTAACAGATGGCAATCAGGACGTTTTTATCTCTACACATTTAGGATATGGTTTATGGTTTAGTGAAGAAGAAGTGAGCGTCACTGGCCAACGTACTGCTGGTGTTAAAGCGATTAACTTAAAAGCCGATGATAAAGTCATGAGCTGTCAATCGTTTACTGTGGAAGAAAAGCCATCGATACTGCTCATAACGCAACGAGCAGCTTATAAAAAAATGAGCTTAAATGCATTTGAAAAAACATCTCGCGCTAAGCGAGGGGTTGTGATGTTAAAAGAATTAAAGAAATCACCTCACCGTGTGTACAATGTCTTTTTAGTCCAGCCGACTGATAAAATTCATGTGGAAGCTAGTGACGGTTCACATGAAACGATTAACCCGAGTTCGGTTAGGCAAAATGATCGTTATACGAATGGCTCCTTCCTTTTCGATGTGAGTGTGTCTGGAGACATTACAGATGCATGGCTTGAGAAGAATGGGAATGATGCCACACCAGAAGCGATGGATCTAGTGGATACTTAA